In Blastococcus saxobsidens DD2, the genomic stretch CCGCGGTCGAAGCGCTCGATGTCCTCCGGCCGCAGCACCATCGACGGAGGGGCGGGCTGGGACGCGGGCACGGTGCTCATGCGGACTCCTCGGCGGTGTGGGTGACCAGCAGCTGGCCCGGGGTGTTGACCTGGGCGACGAGCACCTGCTCGGCGACGGTGCGCCACCGCGCGAAGTGCGGTGCCGCCTTGTGCGCCGCGAAGGCGGCCGCGTCGGTGTAGAGCTCGTAGAGGACGAAGCGGTTGTCGTCGCCCTCCACCGAGCAGACGTCGAACCGCAGGCAGCCCGGCTCGTCGCGGACCGACGCCTCCGCATTGGCCGCCATGCCGGCCAGGAACTCGTCCCGCCGCTCCGGCTGCACCTCCATCTGCACCACCAGGCTGAACATCCGCTGCTCTCCGATCCTTCGAGGCTATGTATGCGTTACTGTATACAGCATGGCATCCAATCCCGCGCGGCTTGCCGTGGATGAGCTCCGGGCCTTCGGCACCGAGGTGCTCGTGTCACTCGGCGTGCCCGCCGATGACGCCACCCTGGTCGCCGACAGCCTCGTCCAGGCCGATCTGTGGGGCCACCAGTCACACGGCCTGCTCCGGCTTCCCTGGTACGCCGCCCGGCTGCGTTCGGGGGTCATGCGGGCGGTCACCGACCCCGCCGTCCTCTCCGACACCGGCCCGCTCCTGCTGCTGGACGGGCGCGACGGCATCGGTCAGGTGCTCGCCGACCGCGCCCGCCGGCTGGCGAGCGCGCGGGCCCGCGCCCACGGCGTCGGCGTCGTCGGCGTCCGGAACTCCAACCACTTCGGCACCGCCATGTACTTCACCCGCCGCGCCGCGGCCGACGGGCTGGTCGCCGTCCTCACCACGAACGCCAGCCCGGCGATGGCGCCGTGGGGTGGCCGGGAGAAGCGGATCGGCACCAACCCGTGGTCGATCGCCGCGCCCGGCCCGGACGGCCGGGTCGTGGCGGTCGACATCGCCAACACCGCCGTGGCCCGCGGCAAGATCTACCTGGCGCAGAACCGCGGCGAGCCGATCCCGGAGGACTGGGCGCTCACCGCCGAGGGCGCGCCGACCACCGACCCGGCCGAGGGGGTGCTGGGCGTGATCCTGCCGATGGCCGGTCACAAGGGCTACGCGATCAGCTTCCTGATGGACGTGCTCTCGGGTGCGCTCACGGGCAGCGCGGTGGGCACCGGCGTGCACGGCCCGTACGAGACCGACCGACCCAGCGGCTGTGGCCACCTCTTCCTGGTCCTCGACCCGGCCGCCTTCGGCGACCCCGCCGGCTACGAGCAGCGGGTGCGGCAGCTGATCGACGAGGTCAAGGACGTGCCGCTCGCCCAGGGCTTCGACGAGGTGTTCCACCCCGGCGAGGTGGAAGACCGCGCCGAGACGGCGAACCTGGCCGCCGGCGGCGTCCAGCTGGCCGACCGGTCGGTGACCGAGCTGTGCGTGCTGGCCGAGGAGACCGGAGTGCCGTTCCCCGCCGGAGGGTCGAGATGACCGCCGGGACGGTCCCCGGTTCGCCGAACGAGGCCAGCAAGGCCGACCTGGTGCACCGGCAGCTCAAGGAGGAGATCGAGCTCGGGGAGCTGGCTCCCGGCACCCCGTTGTCGGAGCTCTGGCTGGTCGAGCGCACCGGTGCGTCCCGGACGCCGGTCCGTGAGGCGCTGCGCCGGCTGGCCGCCGAGGGGCTGGTCGACCTCGTCCCCCGGCAGGGCGCCCGCGTGTCCCGGGTGTCCCTGCAGAGCGTCCGCGACCTGTTCGACTTCCGGGCGCTGCTCGAGCCGGAAGCGATCCGCCAGGCGACCGGGGCCGCGGCCGGCGACCCCGCCGTCCGCCGGTCGTTCACCGCGATGCGCACCGAGTTCGCCCGCATCCAGCGGCGCGCCGCGTCGCCGTCCCGCGCCCGGGACTTCTACGCGCTGGCCGACCGCTTCGACTGGGCCGTCATCGGGGCGACCCGCAACGAGCACCTGCGGCGGACCATCGGCGAGCTGCGCCCGCACACCGCGCGGTTGCGCAACCTCTCGCACGTCGACCCGGCGCGCGTCGACGTCTCGCTCACCGAGCACCTGGCCATCTGCGACGCGCTGCTGCGCGGGGACGCCGACACGGCCGCCGCCCTGACCGCCGGCCACCTGGTCGACAGCGTGGCGACGATCTTCCGCAACCTCGCCGCGACCCCCGCGGCAGGCCTCGACGCGCTGACCTGAGGTCAGTGGCCGGCCTTGACCGCCAGGACCGGGCAGTGCGCGTCGAGCAGGATGCGCTGCGCCGAGCTGCCGGTGATCAGCTTGCCGGTGGGTGTGCGACGCCGCAGGCCGATCACCAGCATGCTCGCCTGCACGCGGTCGGCGACCTCGACCAGCTCCTCGGCGGGGACGTGTCCCACCTGCTGATCGATCTCGAAGACGATGCCCGACTGCTCCAGCGTCTCCCGGACGGTCGCCAGCGCCTCGGTCGAGGCGAACCGCGGATCCACCAGCGAGTCGCCCCGGGTGGTGTTGACGACGTGCAGCGGCTCCTCCCGCAGCCGTGCCTCGCGGATGCCGGCGGCCAGAGCTGCCTCGCCCTCGGGGGTGGGGACGTAGCCCACGACGATGGTCATGCGGGCATCCTGGCCGATCCGGAGCGGCGGGGCAGCATTGCGCAGCTAACGGTCGTTTCGGTCGTTGCGTCCGCTCAGCGCGCCGAGCGGAGGGTGAACCGGCGCTCGGGCCGGCCGGCGCTCCCGTACCGCTGGCGGACGTCGGCCTCCCCCTGGGCGACCAGCTGCTCGAGGTAGCGCCGGGCGCTCACCCGGGCCAGCCCGGTCCGCTCGCTGCACTCGGAAGCCGAGAGGCCGTCGGCCCCCGCCTCGCCCAGCGCGGTACGCACCAGCTCGAGCGTCTCCGGCGCGATGCCCTTGGGCGTGGCCACGGGCGCCGCCGCGGTGCCGCGGGCACCGGCGAACACCCGGTCGACGTCGGCTTGCGCGGCCTGGTCCAGGACGTCGAGGTCGGCCCGCACCCGGGCGTAGTGCCGCATCCGCTCCTCGAAGGCCCGGCGGTCGAACGGCTTCACCAGGTAGTGCAGGACGCCACCGTGCAGCGCGCTGCGGATGCTGTCGACGTCGCGGGCGGCGCTGATGACCATGACGTCGACCGACGACCCGGCCGCCCGCAGCCGGCGCAGCACGTCCAGTCCCGTCATGTCCGGGAGGTAGACGTCGAGGAGCACCAGGTCCGGCGCCAGGCGGTCGACCGCAGCCAGCGCGTCGGCCCCCGATGCGGCCGTACCGACCACCTCGAAGCCGTCCAGGGCCGTGACGAAGCCGGCGTGGACCCTGGCGACCATGAAATCGTCGTCGACGATGAGGACGCCGATCACGAGCTCATCACCGCCGACTCGACGGGCAGCCGGGCGGTGAACGTGGAGATGTCGTCCGAGGACGCCGTCACCTCACCGCCGCGCCGGGTGCACACCAGGTGCACCAGCGCGAGACCGATGCCCCGCTCCTTCGACAGCTGGTCGGGGTCGGCGGGCCCGGTCCGCAGGGACGCGCTCTTGGTCGACACCCCCCGCCGGAACACCTCCCGCTCCATCCCCGGCGGCACCCCCGGCCCGGAGTCCTGCACGACCACCTCCACCTCCCCGTCGACGACGCCGAGCGAGACCTCGACCCACTGCTGCGGCGACGCCGCAGCCGCGTCCATGGCGTTGTCCACCAGGTTGCCGACGACGGTCGCGACGTCGGCGCTCAACTCCCCGTCGAGGACCGGGAGCGCGGAGTCGGGGGCGATGCGCAGCTCGACGCCCAGCTCGGCGGCCTGGCTGGCCTTGGCGATCAGCAGGGCGGCCACCGAGGAATCGAGCACCGCGCCGGTGACCGCGCCGATCAACTCCGACCGGCTGGAGCTGATGCGGTGCACGAAGCGCACCGCCTCGTCGGCCTCCCCGAGCTCGATCAGGCCCGCGATCGTGTGCAGCCGGTTGCTGAACTCGTGGGCCTGGGCGCGCAGGGTGTCGGTGACGTGCTGGGTGAGGTCGAGCTCCCGGCGCAGCTCGAGCAGCTCCGTGCGGTCGCGGAGCGTGGTGACCGAGCCGATCGGCCGCCCCCGGCTGGCGATCGGCAGCCGGTTCACCACGAGCACGCGGCCGGCGCTGGCGACCGCCCGGTCCCGTTCGACCTCGCCGGAGAGCAGCGCATCGCGCATCTCCTCGCCCACGCCCAGGTCCTCCAGCGTACGGCCGAGGGCGTCGCCGGGGATCCGCAGCAGCCGGATCGCCTCGTCGCTGATCAGCGTGACCCGTCCCCGCAGGTCGAGTCCGACCACTCCCTCGCGGATGCCGTGCAGCATGGCGTCCCGGTGCTCCACCAGGCCGGTGATCTCGGCCGGCTCCAACCCCAGCGTCTGCCGTTTCACCCGGCGCGCGACCAGCAGCGACCCGACGATCCCGATCGCGCTGGCCAGGCCGAGGTAGGTCAGGAGGTTGGGCGCGGCCGCGGCGAGCCCGTCCATCACCGAGGGGTAGCGCCGGGTCACCGCCACGAAGCCCGCGGACTCCCGCTCGGGCCCGGTGAGCACGGGGACCATCGCCACCGCGGCCGGGTCGCCGTCGAGCTCCCGCTCTCCCACCCAGGCCCGGCCCTCGAGCACGGTGCTGTCACCCATCGGGAAACGGGTGCCCAGCTGATCCGGGTCCGCGCTGGCGATCACCGTGCGGTCGGCCAGCGCCACCACGACCGACGCCGAGCCGGAGACGCTGCGGGTGCTCTCCGCCGCCACGCGGATGTAGGCCTCTCCGCCCTCGGCCACCGCCTCGCGGAAGATCCGGGCGTTGGCCAGCGTCTCGGCGACGGCCAGCGCGCGGCGGCCCTCGGTGTCCTGGGCCCGCTTGGTGGACTGCGCCACCGTCACGGCCGCGACGCCCACGAGCACGACGCAGATGATGACCACCTGCAGCGCCAGCAGCTGGCCGGCGAGTGAGAGCCGCCGGGGCACGGGTTACTCCTGACGTCGGGACGGGGGCGTTCCACGGCAGATCCTGCCCGGACCCCACCACCGCCGTGGTCGTGGACACAAGGACCACAAAGCTCATTGCGCACGCAAGGGTGACAGCCCCCACAGCCGTTGCGATCTTCCCTCCAGGCGGTGGCCAACCACCGGACACTCAGGAGGACAAGATGCGCACTGCTTCCCTGCGGAAGCTCACCGTCGGCGCCGTCGCCGCCGGGCTCGTGCTCACCGGCTGCGGCACGACCGCCGAAGGCGGCGCCGCGTCGGACGGCGGTGACGGCCCGGTCAGCGGGCTCCGGGTCATGGTCCCGAACTCCCCGGGCAGCGGCTACGACACCACCGCCCGCGTCGTGGCCAAGACGATGGAGGACGTCGAGCTGGCCAGCGGCATCGAGGTGTTCAACCTCGAGGGCGCCGGCGGCACGGTGGGCCTCCAGCGGCTGGTGAACGAGGACGGCAACGCCGATCTGCTGATGCAGATGGGCCTGGGCGTCGTCGGCGCCTCGTACACCAACGAGTCCGAGGCGACGCTCGAGGACACCACGCCGATCGCGCGGCTGATCGAGGAGTCCGAGGCGATCGTCGTCCCGGCCGACTCCCCCTACCAGACGCTGGACCAGCTCATCGAGGCGTGGAAGGCCGACCCGGGCGCCGTCCCGGTCGGCGGCGCGTCGAACCCCGGTGGCCCCGACCACCTGACGCCGATGCTCCTCGCCGACGCCGTGGGCCTGGACCCGACCACCGTCAAC encodes the following:
- a CDS encoding putative quinol monooxygenase; protein product: MFSLVVQMEVQPERRDEFLAGMAANAEASVRDEPGCLRFDVCSVEGDDNRFVLYELYTDAAAFAAHKAAPHFARWRTVAEQVLVAQVNTPGQLLVTHTAEESA
- a CDS encoding Ldh family oxidoreductase, whose amino-acid sequence is MASNPARLAVDELRAFGTEVLVSLGVPADDATLVADSLVQADLWGHQSHGLLRLPWYAARLRSGVMRAVTDPAVLSDTGPLLLLDGRDGIGQVLADRARRLASARARAHGVGVVGVRNSNHFGTAMYFTRRAAADGLVAVLTTNASPAMAPWGGREKRIGTNPWSIAAPGPDGRVVAVDIANTAVARGKIYLAQNRGEPIPEDWALTAEGAPTTDPAEGVLGVILPMAGHKGYAISFLMDVLSGALTGSAVGTGVHGPYETDRPSGCGHLFLVLDPAAFGDPAGYEQRVRQLIDEVKDVPLAQGFDEVFHPGEVEDRAETANLAAGGVQLADRSVTELCVLAEETGVPFPAGGSR
- a CDS encoding GntR family transcriptional regulator; protein product: MTAGTVPGSPNEASKADLVHRQLKEEIELGELAPGTPLSELWLVERTGASRTPVREALRRLAAEGLVDLVPRQGARVSRVSLQSVRDLFDFRALLEPEAIRQATGAAAGDPAVRRSFTAMRTEFARIQRRAASPSRARDFYALADRFDWAVIGATRNEHLRRTIGELRPHTARLRNLSHVDPARVDVSLTEHLAICDALLRGDADTAAALTAGHLVDSVATIFRNLAATPAAGLDALT
- a CDS encoding universal stress protein; the protein is MTIVVGYVPTPEGEAALAAGIREARLREEPLHVVNTTRGDSLVDPRFASTEALATVRETLEQSGIVFEIDQQVGHVPAEELVEVADRVQASMLVIGLRRRTPTGKLITGSSAQRILLDAHCPVLAVKAGH
- a CDS encoding response regulator, producing MIGVLIVDDDFMVARVHAGFVTALDGFEVVGTAASGADALAAVDRLAPDLVLLDVYLPDMTGLDVLRRLRAAGSSVDVMVISAARDVDSIRSALHGGVLHYLVKPFDRRAFEERMRHYARVRADLDVLDQAAQADVDRVFAGARGTAAAPVATPKGIAPETLELVRTALGEAGADGLSASECSERTGLARVSARRYLEQLVAQGEADVRQRYGSAGRPERRFTLRSAR
- a CDS encoding sensor histidine kinase, yielding MPRRLSLAGQLLALQVVIICVVLVGVAAVTVAQSTKRAQDTEGRRALAVAETLANARIFREAVAEGGEAYIRVAAESTRSVSGSASVVVALADRTVIASADPDQLGTRFPMGDSTVLEGRAWVGERELDGDPAAVAMVPVLTGPERESAGFVAVTRRYPSVMDGLAAAAPNLLTYLGLASAIGIVGSLLVARRVKRQTLGLEPAEITGLVEHRDAMLHGIREGVVGLDLRGRVTLISDEAIRLLRIPGDALGRTLEDLGVGEEMRDALLSGEVERDRAVASAGRVLVVNRLPIASRGRPIGSVTTLRDRTELLELRRELDLTQHVTDTLRAQAHEFSNRLHTIAGLIELGEADEAVRFVHRISSSRSELIGAVTGAVLDSSVAALLIAKASQAAELGVELRIAPDSALPVLDGELSADVATVVGNLVDNAMDAAAASPQQWVEVSLGVVDGEVEVVVQDSGPGVPPGMEREVFRRGVSTKSASLRTGPADPDQLSKERGIGLALVHLVCTRRGGEVTASSDDISTFTARLPVESAVMSS
- a CDS encoding Bug family tripartite tricarboxylate transporter substrate binding protein, yielding MRTASLRKLTVGAVAAGLVLTGCGTTAEGGAASDGGDGPVSGLRVMVPNSPGSGYDTTARVVAKTMEDVELASGIEVFNLEGAGGTVGLQRLVNEDGNADLLMQMGLGVVGASYTNESEATLEDTTPIARLIEESEAIVVPADSPYQTLDQLIEAWKADPGAVPVGGASNPGGPDHLTPMLLADAVGLDPTTVNYVSYDGGGELLAAILGNQIAFGATGIGEVAEQAAAGDVRILAVTSEEPVEGVDAPTLTDEGVDLIFTNWRGVVAAPGISEEETQRHVDLITEMHDSEEWQQALETNGWTDAFLTGDEFSEFLSEESQRVQTILGELGLA